In Halichondria panicea chromosome 9, odHalPani1.1, whole genome shotgun sequence, a genomic segment contains:
- the LOC135340808 gene encoding uncharacterized protein LOC135340808 translates to MAGTVGKGDRVVTNNKNQTPIHGTVRWTGTADTDGGKVNVVGIETDVPVQRDDFLITFTGLSSNFRCENPKHGKVFVPEALVRTEMEEVEEKLRSVEERQRRQEELARLHEDTHIEKDMFRDANIESVALDPAKQEKMIQEYNRSGENKQQQGSISRPKVPANSHLHRPLSQDTRPSGNNPEAPLSTTHRPKYHVYDTLPDKPPSSSLGHHSASAGNILSHQNSQPGNIQSGEDAMLRKANVNTYEQGQEERLKEFKRQREEKREVARVVNPFGSCVDPPDNYHPENRLPPIYDNMPGAGMKQLNTNHIYDTHPDKQLSSLGHHPVNPQHPGAQQYQNTQYQAQPSSQEFDPYPNNIHPPPNNQAHGHPPHRDTPGEHHRNTPPQVNVPQEYNASVGSSNPYNLTVGSYVQLASINPNDPPRYGVIRWTGRIAGVDGQVAGMELEDYMDGCTDGTLKNTGEKHFTCTFGHGLYFPLASLRPDERFGLQAGHAASSVGNRVVPTLPKENKDDIIEGLKQENRNLEQRIKTNQAEQSQHIQLLEARLQQFSERERTTSQKIAEKEKQIQQLQGDRQRASDRAQLAEEREMVGRLELDGKTKELTAHNTEVWRIPANRVIIGRRIGKGGWGEVLEGTVSVAVKRLHEEIEYPIFIEKMEREMKLLAEVRHPNLVQFIGAIFDEQNNKSPPTLVTERLDMNLRQAYERKQLNPGNRLSIFKDIALALDYLHQRYDPIIHRDVSAPNVLLQRMPNHQWKGKVSDLGSANFLQHAQTSGEGCVLYSAPEVIPRAYNPKQEQIPQTTKIDVYSYGVLLCEVITSTFPAVKNYWSMLKEVEKDYPQFHDLIASCTQESPDNRPTMAQVLNILKDDKMPKI, encoded by the exons ATGGCTGGCACCGTTGGCAAAGGAGACAGGGTGGTAACTAACAACAAGAATCAAACTCCCATTCATGGCACAGTGAGGTGGACTGGAACAGCCGATACTGATGGTGGTAAAGTGAATGTCGTCGGAATTGAAACG GATGTTCCCGTCCAAAGAGATGACTTTCTTATTACTTTTACTGGATTGAGTTCAAACTTCAGATGTGAAAACCCGAAACATGGAAAAGTTTTTGTTCCTGAAGCACTGGTCCGAACAGAAATGGAGGAAGTTGAAGAGAAGCTGAGGAGCGTTGAAGAGAGGCAGAGGAGACAAGAGGAATTGGCACGCCTGCATGAGGACACACATATTGAGAAAGATATGTTTCGTGATGCCAACATTGAATCTGTGGCACTGGATCCAGCCAAACAGGAGAAGATGATTCAAGAGTACAACCGGTCTGGAGAAAATAAGCAGCAGCAAGGATCCATTAGTCGCCCCAAAGTCCCAGCCAATAGCCATCTACATCGTCCACTGTCACAAGATACACGACCATCAGGGAATAATCCTGAAGCTCCACTGTCGACCACTCACAGGCCAAAGTATCACGTTTATGACACACTTCCTGACAAACCACCATCATCAAGCCTGGGTCATCACTCAGCTAGTGCAGGCAACATTCTCTCTCATCAGAATTCTCAACCTGGTAATATACAGTCTGGAGAGGATGCTATGCTCAGGAAGGCTAATGTTAATACTTATGAACAAGGACAAGAAGAAAGACTCAAGGAATTTAAAAGACAAAGAGAAGAAAAGCGAGAAGTTGCTAGAGTTGTAAACCCTTTTGGCTCCTGTGTCGATCCACCTGACAACTATCACCCTGAGAATCGTCTGCCACCCATCTATGACAACATGCCTGGGGCTGGCATGAAGCAGCTTAATACGAATCACATTTATGACACACATCCTGACAAACAATTATCAAGCCTGGGTCATCACCCTGTGAACCCACAACACCCTGGTGCTCAGCAGTATCAAAATACGCAGTATCAGGCGCAACCATCTAGTCAAGAATTTGATCCCTATCCAAATAACATCCACCCTCCTCCAAACAATCAGGCACATGGACATCCACCTCATCGTGACACTCCTGGTGAGCACCATCGAAACACTCCACCACAAGTAAATGTACCTCAAGAGTACAATGCCTCAGTAGGAAGCTCCAACCCCTACAACCTGACAGTGGGTTCATATGTTCAACTGGCAAGTATAAATCCCAATGACCCACCACGCTATGGAGTGATCAGGTGGACTGGCAGAATAGCTGGAGTGGATGGTCAGGTGGCTGGGATGGAActa GAGGACTACATGGACGGATGTACTGACGGAACCCTCAAAAATACAGGAGAGAAGCACTTCACCTGTACCTTTGGTCATGGGTTGTACTTCCCACTGGCTAGCCTCCGTCCTGATGAAAGGTTTGGACTACAAGCTGGACATGCTGCATCATCAGTAGGGAATC GTGTTGTCCCGACTCTGCCCAAAGAGAACAAAGATGATATCATTGAGGGGCTTAAACAAGAAAACAGAAATCTTGAACAGAGAATCAAAACCAATCAGGCTGAGCAGTCTCAACATATCCAACTATTGGAAGCTAGGTTACAACAATTCAGTGAGCGAGAACGTACCACTTCTCAAAAAATAGCCGAGAAAGAAAAGCAAATACAACAACTTCAAGGAGACCGACAGAGGGCATCCGACAGAGCCCAGCTGGCAGAAGAGCGAGAAATGGTTGGGCGACTTGAATTAGACGGCAAGACGAAAGAGTTgacagcacacaacacagaggtgtgGAGGATTCCGGCCAACAGAGTGATCATTGGCAGGAGGATTGGCAAAGGAGGGTGGGGGGAGGtgctggagggaacagtgagcGTGGCCGTCAAGCGACTACACGAAGAAATTGAATACCCAATTTTTATCGAGAAAATGGAGAGAGAAATGAAGTTATTGGCTGAAGTGCGACACCCAAACCTTGTGCAATTCATTGGTGCTATTTTTGATGAGCAAAACAATAAATCCCCTCCTACCCTCGTTACCGAGCGTCTGGATATGAATCTCCGACAAGCGTACGAACGAAAGCAACTGAACCCAGGAAACCGCCTCTCGATCTTCAAGGACATTGCCCTAGCTCTGGACTACCTGCATCAACGCTACGATCCCATCATCCAccgtgatgtgagtgctcccaaCGTCCTCCTCCAGCGAATGCCCAACCACCAGTGGAAGGGGAAAGTCTCTGACCTCGGCTCAGCCAACTTCCTGCAGCATGCTCAGACTAGTGGTGAAGGATGCGTACTTTATTCAGCCCCTGAAGTGATACCTCGAGCTTACAATCCAAAACAAGAACAAATTCCACAAACAACAAAGattgatgtgtacagctacggtGTTTTGTTATGTGAGGTCATCACTAGCACATTTCCAGCAGTAAAAAATTACTGGAGCATGCTTAAAGAAGTCGAAAAAGACTATCCACAATTCCACGATCTGATTGCTAGCTGCACTCAAGAGAGCCCCGACAACCGACCAACTATGGCTCAAGTTCTGAACATATTAAAAGATGACAAAATGCCTAAAATTTAG
- the LOC135340803 gene encoding uncharacterized protein LOC135340803, with amino-acid sequence MASTIGYSSLWLLLKDAQGEKSGSLLTFRKKKDVPVLRGSLLVALPPKDTPSGADGKPAHNYGVHNEDITLYCSEFDIAPLTNYEFQLLSGISALGARYNSFIDDNHEWGSKLRLGATVYIALPTKEAFANTGCQAVVRWIGTLPGEMGIKFGIEIIDEKYRGSGSTNGLFQHRQIFTCGDNCGMFVSLERLNFRPTRTPTAQPTKATLPHQVLSRLGLKADSEGKSQNTPGGRANTSQGPTASTRSQGHTNSGSRFHKGDRVVTHNKDQTPIHGTVRWTGIANTEGDKVNAVGIETDIPVQRGDFLITITGLSSNFRCENSKHGKLVVPEELVQTEMKEKQRRVEERQRKEEELARLHEGMKAARVVNPSGSCVDSPDSHHSESRPPAIYDIMPGAGNKQPDVIVIAPESQDSTKHQFVIGSRVKFSDPPRYGEICWMGNFPQVNGLIAGVELEEDMDGCTDGTWQGTRCFSCKYGRGFFCPVTALHPDQRGYAPSRQPLPLHAAPMNISKGSAVQFGDSQNPWYGIVRWIGILPGEQELVARIELEEYSDRCGDGELNGVRYLQCGYGRATFYPVARLQPDQRYADSAPAHGFPAQTGINPLQVPFEENVDQTTVPHPLHYVGDQKGIQGNQNSCYLDSTLFGLFALSDIFDDMFLEEDSHSTADINRQAISNMLWKGIVNPLRKNGVVRFESIMKMRNKLGELGKIEKEKDPEEFLNMLFKHVLHARPFISIRRPFGVEQEFFVQLFVEPDPNIKLPTVGILITMMFKEQNISFTKIPSKFLVQVPRYGREFKTYQKIVPDLKLNIAEITDSGKTPPCMICGEPSQYKCSECVNEHDVSSCVYYCATCCPLAHKKDERKQHKPEPALNSNNDVYKLDLLSVICIETSHYVCFTRDLNTDKWLFFDSMANRVFDTYNIPRVTDCTRELNEWVYEGDQDRLINTPPRELPELVRRFTKDMYMCVYVQPDVAMYGDDEEEDYLSPVREPYSIVSEGVVPTVPKLKENKDDVIEELKQENRNLQQRIETNQAEQSKLLEAELQRYNERERTTSQEKEEQIQHHKMEKHQLERQKQYFQQQAHDMQRRLEVAEIKTSQSKFSKLQIPRLDQDSWNVRRQEVVLQDNLGHGAWGSVCRGLFRGQQVAVKCAHKEILHKNTIDQLKREIRIMAHVQHPNLVRLIAAVVDAGVERGTDSPLLVLELLDTDVRSAYKRKIVNFQKDALLSIFREVAYALHYLHEHQEPIIHRDVSAPNVLLQQIHPGVWKAKLSDFGSANLAKSCKTAAPGAIVYAAPETFPPSNLDDPLPKQTTKIDVYSYGYLLAEAIAKEMPSPENRRAILLRIKSEWEQVYDIIAACIESQPDNRLSMTQVLEKLNKLPSQ; translated from the exons ATGGCTAGCACTATTGGTTACAGTTCTCTCTGGCTCCTATTGAAAGATGCCCAAGGGGAGAAGAGTGGATCCCTACTTACATTCAGAAAGAAAAAAGATGTACCTGTCCTGAGAGGATCTCTTCTTGTTGCCCTCCCACCTAAAGACACACCATCCGGGGCTGATGGGAAACCAGCTCACAACTATGGTGTGCACAATGAAGACATCACCTTGTACTGCTCTGAATTTGACATTGCCCCACTCACTAACTACGAGTTCCAGCTACTCAGTGGAATATCAGCGTTAGGAGCACGATACAACTCGTTCATTGATGACAATCATGAATGGGGCTCCAAATTGAGACTGGGTGCTACTGTGTACATTGCATTACCAACTAAAGAAGCCTTCGCTAACACCGGTTGTCAAGCTGTGGTGAGGTGGATTGGAACTCTACCTGGAGAGATGGGGATTAAGTTTGGAATAGAAATCATT GATGAGAAGTATCGAGGGTCAGGGTCCACCAATGGCTTGTTCCAACATCGTCAAATTTTCACTTGTGGCGACAATTGTGGGATGTTTGTGTCTCTGGAGAGGCTCAACTTCCGTCCAACAAGAACACCGACTGCTCAACCCACAAAAGCCACCCTACCTCACCAAGTGCTCTCTCGATTGGGGCTGAAGGCAGACAGTGAAGGCAAATCACAGAATACACCAGGTGGCAGAGCAAATACCTCTCAGGGACCAACAGCAAGTACTCGCTCTCAAGGACACACGAACAGTGGCTCTCGCTTTCACAAAGGAGACAGAGTGGTAACTCACAACAAGGATCAAACTCCCATTCATGGCACAGTGAGGTGGACTGGAATAGCCAATACTGAGGGTGATAAAGTGAATGCCGTCGGAATTGAAACG GATATTCCTGTCCAAAGAGGTGACTTTCTTATTACTATCACTGGATTAAGTTCAAACTTTAGATGTGAAAACTCGAAACACGGCAAACTTGTTGTTCCTGAGGAACTGGTTCAAACAGAAATGAAGGAAAAACAGAGGAGAGTTGAAGAGAGGCAGAGAAAAGAAGAGGAATTAGCACGCCTGCATGAGGGAATGAAAGCTGCTAGAGTTGTAAACCCTTCTGGTTCCTGTGTCGATTCACCCGACAGCCATCACTCTGAGAGTCGTCCGCCAGCCATCTATGACATCATGCCTGGGGCTGGCAACAAGCAGCCTGATGTGATAGTCATTGCTCCTGAATCTCAGGATTCTACTAAGCATCAGTTTGTAATTGGCTCTCGAGTTAAGTTTTCTGACCCACCTCGATACGGTGAGATTTGCTGGATGGGCAACTTCCCTCAAGTCAATGGACTGATAGCGGGAGTAGAGTTG GAGGAGGATATGGATGGCTGTACTGATGGTACTTGGCAGGGGACGAGGTGTTTCTCTTGCAAGTACGGCCGAGGATTCTTCTGCCCTGTCACAGCACTCCATCCTGACCAGCGTGGATATGCCCCCTCGAGACAGCCACTCCCACTCCATGCTGCTCCTATGAACATCTCCAAAGGCTCTGCTGTTCAGTTCGGTGACTCTCAAAACCCGTGGTATGGGATTGTGCGGTGGATTGGGATCCTCCCTGGCGAACAGGAGCTAGTGGCAAGGATTGAGCTG GAAGAGTATTCTGATCGTTGTGGAGATGGAGAGTTGAATGGCGTCCGTTACTTGCAATGTGGCTATGGCAGGGCAACCTTCTATCCAGTGGCTCGTCTCCAACCTGACCAGAGatatgctgactcagcacctGCTCATGGATTCCCAGCACAAACCGGCATTAACC CTCTACAAGTGCCATTCGAAGAGAACGTTGATCAAACAACagtgccacacccactccactacGTGGGTGATCAGAAGGGTATCCAGGGAAACCAGAACTCTTGCTACCTGGACTCCACTCTCTTTGGATTATTTGCCCTCAGCGATATCTTTGATGACATGTTCCTGGAAGAAGATAGTCACAGCACTGCTGACATCAACAGACAGGCCATCAGTAACATGCTCTGGAAGGGAATCGTCAACCCTCTCAGAAA GAATGGTGTGGTGAGGTTTGAATCCATTATGAAGATGAGAAACAAGCTGGGTGAGCTGGGGAAGATTGAGAAGGAGAAAG ATCCAGAGGAGTTTCTGAACATGCTGTTTAAGCACGTACTACACGCAAGGCCATTCATCTCCATCAG GCGTCCGTTTGGTGTGGAGCAAGAGTTCTTTGTCCAACTGTTTGTGGAGCCAGATCCTAACATCAAACTACCCACTGTGGGGATACTCATTACCATGATGTTCAAGGAGCAAAATATCTCATTTACCAAG ATCCCATCAAAATTTCTCGTTCAAGTGCCACGATATGGAAGGGAGTTCAAAACTTACCAAAAAATTGTGCCTGATTTGAAGCTGAACATTGCAGAGATCACAGACTCAG GCAAAACCCCTCCTTGTATGATCTGTGGAGAGCCGTCCCAATACAAGTGTTCCGAGTGTGTGAATGAGCATGATGTCAGTAGCTGTGTGTATTACTGTGCCACTTGCTGTCCACTGGCCCACAAGAAGGATGAGAGAAAACAGCACAAGCCTGAGCCTGCATTGAACAGCAATAATGATGTCTACAAGTTGGACCTCCTCTCTGTGATCTGCATTGAGACCAGTCACTACGTTTGCTTCACTAGAGACCTCAACACTGACAAATGGCTCTTCTTTGACAGTATGGCCAACAGAGTCT TTGATACGTACAACATTCCACGTGTGACTGACTGCACTCGTGAGCTGAATGAGTGGGTGTATGAGGGAGACCAGGACAGGTTGATCAACACACCACCAAGAGAGCTACCAGAGTTGGTCCGACGGTTCACTaaagacatgtacatgtgtgtctaTGTTCAGCCTGATGTTGCTATGTATGGAGATGATGAAGAGGAGGATTATCTGAGTCCAGTCAGAGAGCCTTACTCCATTGTTAGTGAAG GTGTTGTCCCAACAGTGCCCAAGCTGAAGGAGAATAAGGATGATGTCATAGAGGAGCTTAAACAAGAAAACAGAAATCTTCAACAGAGAATCGAAACCAATCAGGCTGAACAATCTAAACTATTGGAAGCTGAGCTGCAACGATACAATGAGCGAGAACGTACCACttctcaagaaaaagaagagcaAATACAACATCACAAAATGGAAAAGCACCAACTGGAAAGGCAAAAGCAATACTTTCAACAGCAGGCTCATGACATGCAACGAAGGCTCGAGGTGGCAGAAATCAAAACAAGTCAGTCAAAGTTTTCTAAGCTCCAAATTCCGCGACTAGACCAAGACTCGTGGAATGTACGAAGACAAGAAGTTGTGTTACAAGACAACCTAGGACATGGTGCTTGGGGATCAGTGTGTCGAGGGTTGTTCCGTGGTCAGCAAGTAGCAGTAAAGTGTGCACACAAAGAAATACTCCACAAAAACACGATTGATCAGCTCAAGAGAGAGATTCGAATCATGGCTCATGTTCAACACCCCAACCTGGTGCGACTGATTGCTGCTGTAGTGGACGCTGGTGTGGAAAGAGGTACTGACTCACCTCTGCTTGTTCTGGAGCTCTTGGATACTGACGTCCGATCCGCTTACAAGAGGAAAATTGTCAATTTCCAAAAGGATGCTTTGTTATCGATATTTCGAGAGGTGGCTTATGCCCTCCACTACCTCCACGAGCATCAAGAGCCCATCATCCAccgtgatgtgagtgctcccaaCGTCCTCCTCCAGCAAATACACCCAGGAGTTTGGAAGGCAAAACTATCCGACTTTGGATCAGCCAATCTGGCTAAAAGCTGCAAGACAGCAGCTCCTGGTGCCATTGTGTATGCTGCCCCCGAAACCTTCCCACCATCTAATCTGGACGATCCCCTTCCGAAACAAACTACAAagattgatgtgtacagttatgGCTACCTCCTAGCTGAGGCCATTGCCAAGGAGATGCCTTCCCCTGAGAACAGAAGAGCAATACTATTACGTATCAAGAGTGAGTGGGAACAAGTGTACGATATCATAGCAGCTTGCATCGAGAGCCAACCAGACAATAGACTATCAATGACCCAAGTACTTGAAAAACTCAATAAGCTGCCGTCTCAGTAA
- the LOC135340805 gene encoding ubiquitin carboxyl-terminal hydrolase CYLD-like isoform X2, with amino-acid sequence MAKMADYLYILMKDVYGEKAPVKIMSVSIGSPKPVQVLRGELLALIHHRELVQRYEGRPPHNYRSTKDTSVTLYGGEDDEYVSPLGRDLQLLEAIERPSDRYAVFSEDSKLEWGGRLKKCDQVYVRLPTPAPTWSAGAVRYVGPVESLSGRNFGVEITTTCLQDSRYLGKGSSDGFFGGCKYFDCDQDCGLFVSLDKLAAKPPHQVPHGSTRQQLKSSSPSGVNSSTHGSPIDKPPTHMFKINDRVVVYNRKKEPMGGTVRWIGRDLQTRTLDTNHIGIETDSIAVTNFFPKALTAIAVTNFFPKALTAITHLFKAKSGYRLVLPEHFVFREELANTRDVDLSDPAAVAREEGLSKGQFMAAQKKALKDAEEAKRKENRKKTANVQPNMKRVTNHTHVAPQNTGDADYINIEAVEQHAQSRQNDQPNQPSQLNDYDSSRSSNFYNLAVGSTVQVATINPNEPPHYGVIRWTGRVAGVDGQVAGIELEDYMDGCTDGTFTTTGEKYFTCTFGHGLYFPLANLRPDERFGLQAGHAASSVGNPIKVPMEEQTDQFINDPTEQMLRYIGNSRGIQGHQNSCYLDSTIFGLFALSDVFDTIFLDPDKSNITSDQNRKRVAHLLWKGRIVNPLRKNGVVRFESVMKMRNALEELGKMEGITEKEKDPEEFLNMLFKHVLHTRPFISIRRPFGVEEEFFVQLFVEYDPNLRPPTVGDLLRKMFLEQHISFTKVPSKLLLQVPRFGREFQIYKKIVPELKLDIRELTDAYKKAPTPACHSCGEESTIQCESCGPLSQQQFTHYCQRCSDLFHSNPSHKDRANHRLTVAVAATPADDPELAQLDLLSVICIETSHYVCFTRDPRDDIGKKWIFFDSMADRQYDTYNIPRVTDCTRELNEWVYEGDQDRLINTPPRELPELVRRFTQDIYMCVYVQPDVAMYGDGAEEDHQPRSVREPYSIITELSKLMESKDDIVEELKQEITTLQAKNRSLQQRIETNQAEQSQHIQLLEAEKEQLLQHYNERERTTSQEMAEKEEQMQQQKQNSDNEKRQLEKQKQHLESQSQRYQQQAQDMQQRRLEVAESQSSQSKFSELQIPRLDQDSWNVRRQEVVLQDNLGHGAWGSVC; translated from the exons ATGGCCAAAATGGCAGACTACCTGTACATTCTAATGAAGGATGTGTATGGAGAGAAGGCTCCAGTGAAGATCATGTCTGTCAGTATAGGCAGTCCAAAACCTGTTCAAGTGTTACGAGGTGAACTGCTTGCTCTAATTCACCATAGAGAGTTGGTACAGCGCTATGAAGGAAGACCACCTCACAACTATCGCTCTACGAAAGACACCAGTGTCACACTGTATGGTGGTGAAGACGATGAGTATGTGTCTCCACTTGGCAGAGATCTACAGCTTTTGGAAGCTATTGAAAGGCCTTCCGATCGATATGCTGTGTTCTCTGAGGACAGTAAGCTGGAATGGGGTGGCAGACTGAAGAAATGTGACCAGGTCTATGTGAGGCTCCCCACACCTGCACCCACCTGGTCTGCTGGTGCAGTGAGATATGTTGGACCTGTGGAGTCATTATCAGGGAGGAACTTTGGAGTGGAGATTACA aCTACTTGTCTACAGGATTCTCGTTACCTTGGAAAAGGTAGCAGTGATGGTTTCTTTGGGGGATGCAAATATTTTGACTGTGATCAAGACTGCGGTCTCTTTGTGTCTCTGGATAAGCTTGCTGCTAAACCACCTCACCAAGTGCCCCATGGCTCCACACGTCAGCAGCTAAAGAGCTCTTCTCCATCAGGGGTCAACTCTTCTACCCACGGGTCACCTATCGATAAGCCCCCTACACATATGTTCAAGATCAACGATCGTGTGGTGGTCTACAACAGGAAGAAAGAACCCATGGGTGGAACTGTTCGCTGGATTGGTAGGGATTTACAGACTAGAACACTGGATACCAACCATATCGGCATTGAAACA GACTCAATTGCTGTCACTAATTTCTTCCCTAAAGCACTGACAGCAATAGCTGTCACTAATTTCTTCCCTAAAGCACTGACAGCAATAACTCACTTGTTCAAGGCTAAATCTGGTTACCGTTTAGTACTCCCTGAGCATTTTGTGTTTAGAGAAGAGTTGGCCAACACTCGAGATGTTGACCTTTCAGACCCAGCAGCTGTTGCACGTGAGGAAGGCTTGAGTAAGGGACAGTTTATGGCAGCGCAGAAGAAAGCTTTGAAGGATGCTGAAGAGGCTAAAAGAAAGGAGAACAGAAAGAAAACTGCAAATGTACAACCTAATATGAAACGAGTGACGAATCATACCCATGTGGCACCACAAAACACTGGGGATGCAGACTATATTAACATTGAAGCAGTAGAGCAGCATGCACAGAGTCGACAAAACGACCAACCGAATCAACCATCTCAGTTAAACGATTACGATTCCTCGAGAAGCTCCAACTTCTACAATCTGGCAGTGGGTTCAACTGTTCAAGTGGCAACTATAAATCCCAACGAGCCACCACACTATGGAGTGATCAGGTGGACTGGCAGAGTAGCTGGAGTAGATGGTCAGGTGGCTGGGATTGAACTA GAGGACTATATGGACGGATGTACTGATGGAACATTCACAACCACAGGAGAGAAGTATTTCACCTGTACCTTTGGTCATGGACTGTATTTCCCACTGGCTAACCTCCGTCCTGACGAAAGGTTTGGATTACAAGCTGGACATGCTGCATCATCAGTAGGGAATC ctataaaagtCCCAATGGAAGAGCAAACAGACCAATTCATTAATGACCCCACTGAGCAAATGTTGAGATACATTGGAAACAGCCGTGGTATCCAGGGTCACCAGAACTCCTGCTACCTGGACTCCACCATCTTTGGTCTGTTTGCCCTCAGTGATGTCTTTGACACCATCTTCCTGGACCCAGACAAATCCAATATCACCAGCGATCAGAACAGGAAACGTGTTGCCCACCTACTGTGGAAGGGAAGAATCGTCAATCCTCTCAGAAA GAATGGTGTGGTGAGGTTTGAGTCAGTGATGAAGATGAGAAATGCTCTGGAAGAACTCGGGAAGATGGAGGGAATCACTGAGAAGGAGAAAG ATCCTGAGGAGTTTCTGAACATGCTCTTCAAACACGTGCTACACACGAGGCCATTCATCTCCATCAG GCGTCCGTTTGGTGTGGAGGAAGAGTTTTTTGTTCAACTGTTTGTGGAATACGACCCAAACCTCAGACCACCCACTGTGGGAGACCTACTCAGAAAAATGTTCCTAGAGCAGCACATCTCATTCACAAAG GTTCCCTCAAAGCTTCTGCTTCAAGTTCCTCGGTTTGGAAGAGAGTTCCAAATATACAAGAAGATTGTTCCTGAGCTGAAACTGGACATCAGAGAGTTGACTGACGCCTACAAAAAAG CTCCAACTCCGGCCTGCCATTCGTGTGGGGAGGAGTCAACTATCCAGTGTGAGAGTTGTGGTCCTCTCAGTCAGCAGCAGTTCACCCACTACTGTCAGCGCTGCTCTGACCTCTTCCATAGCAACCCCTCTCACAAGGACAGAGCTAATCATAGGCTAACTGTTGCCGTTGCTGCTACTCCAGCGGATGATCCCGAGCTGGCACAGTTGGACCTTCTCTCTGTGATCTGCATTGAGACCAGTCACTACGTCTGCTTCACTAGAGACCCAAGGGATGACATTGGGAAGAAGTGGATCTTCTTTGACAGCATGGCAGACAGGCAAT ATGACACGTACAACATTCCACGTGTGACTGACTGCACTCGTGAGCTGAATGAGTGGGTGTATGAGGGAGACCAGGACAGGTTGATCAACACACCACCAAGAGAGCTACCAGAGTTGGTCCGACGGTTCACTCAAGACATCTACATGTGTGTCTATGTTCAGCCTGATGTCGCCATGTATGGAGACGGTGCTGAAGAGGATCATCAACCACGTTCAGTCAGAGAGCCTTACTCAATTATCACTGAAT TGTCCAAACTTATGGAGAGCAAAGATGACATCGTTGAGGAGCTCAAGCAAGAAATCACTACTCTTCAGGCTAAGAACAGAAGTCTTCAACAGAGAATCGAAACCAATCAGGCCGAGCAATCTCAACATATCCAACTATTGGAAGCTGAAAAGGAACAGTTGTTGCAACATTACAATGAGCGAGAACGTACCACCTCTCAAGAAATGGCTGAGAAAGAAGAGCAAATGCAACAACAAAAGCAAAATTCAGATAATGAAAAGCGCCAACTAGAAAAGCAGAAGCAACACCTTGAATCTCAATCACAGCGCTACCAACAGCAGGCTCAGGACATGCAGCAACGAAGGCTAGAGGTGGCAGAAAGCCAATCAAGTCAGTCAAAGTTTTCTGAGCTCCAAATTCCGCGACTAGACCAAGACTCGTGGAATGTACGAAGACAAGAAGTTGTATTACAAGACAACCTAGGACATGGTGCTTGGGGATCAGTGTGTTAA